One genomic region from Cardiocondyla obscurior isolate alpha-2009 linkage group LG01, Cobs3.1, whole genome shotgun sequence encodes:
- the LOC139110988 gene encoding peptide deformylase, mitochondrial gives MFRAHYFGNTVSRAVVVRISSARFISIQKIKETLQQFLGTNSKTQIPYSHVCQVGDPVLRGRAIKVNPEVIKTAEFQKVVKHLTNVMRTYNSFGLSGPQIGLPWQIFVVECTENHMKGVEQSVIKAQEISLVPTTVFINPELKVVDHTPITFYEGCESVRGFTAAVPRAYEVDITALNVTGKQFTWKARGWAARIVQHEYDHLQGRLYLDKMDLKTFHCAAWYKINKNNGKVHLSYWPSYWKK, from the exons ATGTTTCGAGCGCATTATTTCGGGAACACTGTCTCGCGTGCTGTCGTCGTTAGAATAAGTAGTGCACGATTTATAAGCattcaaaaaattaaggaaacgCTCCAGCAATTCCTAGGCACGAATTCCAAAACACAGATACCGTATTCGCACGTCTGTCAAGTTGGAGATCCTGTCTTACGCGGTCGTGCCATTAAAGTAAACCCGGAAGTTATAAAAACGGCAGAGTTTCAAAAG GTAGTCAAACATTTGACAAACGTTATGCGGACGTATAATTCGTTCGGTTTATCTGGACCTCAAATTGGACTTCCGTGGCAAATATTCGTTGTCGAATGCACGGAAAATCACATGAAAGGTGTCGAACAGTCCGTCATAAAAGCTCAAGAAATCAGCCTCGTTCCAACGACGGTTTTTATTAATCCCGAATTAAAAGTCGTGGACCATACACCTATTACTTTTTACGAGGGATGTGAAAGCGTTCGAGGATTCACCGCTGCTGTCCCGAGGGCTTATGAAGTCGATATTACCGCATTGAATGTCACCGGTAAACAGTTTACGTGGAAGGCACGCGGATGGGCCGCCAGAATAGTTCAACACGAATACGATCACTTACAA gggAGGCTGTATCTAGACAAAATGGACTTGAAAACGTTTCACTGCGCGGCCTGGTACAAAATTAACAAGAACAATGGGAAAGTGCATTTGAGTTATTGGCCGAGTTACTGGAAGAAGTGA
- the LOC139110008 gene encoding cytochrome P450 4C1-like — MSFILLILWTPCILVIFVILSIVYNYFVLRQKLKNIPQISGYLFIGSMLQILRMSIEERLRLHLRLLKQFNGLCVQWVGTLPLVHVFKPEYFEVIFSSTVNITKGDSYNLVRPWLGNGLLTSTGKKWFHDRKLITPAFHFSILNKFAVIQSEQAEILTKNLEKELAKNIGKPVDTLPFITNTTLAIICETAMGVNIHAQDSVMQYSEKLNETSHLVLKRFYKPWYTYDWLYYLLPEGKKFKSAVETLHAFTQKVIRKKKAERHLQRDHAQFENEDNDFSPDKPKRKAFLDLLLDQNMKDDTPLTDEELRAQVDTVMFAGHDTTSIGITWTLFLLGNNPEYQEKVHEELKEVFGDSESPASIKEISELKYLERVFKETLRMFPSVPIVSRKLSEDVKLGNCIIPKDTAILCSILLMQRNPKIWPDPMKFDPDRFLPENSKLRNPYAYIPFSAGPRNCIGQKFAILEAKIILCAILRKWRVKSVKTLDTIKYGCSIILRPTEKVLIHFTPKK, encoded by the exons ATGAGCTTTATACTTCTTATTTTATGGACTCCTTGCATTCTCGTGATTTTCGTAATTCTTTCAATagtatacaattattttgttcttcgacaaaagttgaaaaatattccTCAAATCTCAGGTTATCTCTTTATCGGTTCCATGTTGCAGATATTGAGGATGTCGATCGAAG AACGCTTGAGATTACATCTAAGgcttttaaaacaatttaacgGATTATGTGTACAATGGGTTGGAACCCTGCCTCTAGTTCATGTGTTTAAACCAGAATACTTTGAG gTTATCTTTTCTAGCACTGTAAATATTACAAAGGGTGATAGTTATAATCTAGTAAGACCTTGGTTGGGCAACGGGCTTTTGACTTCTACAG GCAAAAAGTGGTTCCACGATCGAAAACTCATCACCCCAGCGTTCCACTttagtatattaaataaatttgctgtGATTCAATCTGAACAAGCAGAAATTCTAACAAAGAATCTCGAAAAGGAGCTAGCAAAAAATATAGGAAAGCCTGTTGACACTTTGCCTTTTATAACTAATACTACTCTGGCTATTATTTGTg aaaCGGCAATGGGGGTGAATATACATGCTCAGGATTCCGTAATGCAATATTCTGAAAAACTTAACGA AACCTCTCATTTAGTACTGAAACGATTCTACAAGCCATGGTATACGTATGATTGgctgtattatttattgcccGAAGGAAAGAAATTCAAATCAGCTGTTGAGACATTGCATGCATTCACACAGAAA gtgataaggaaaaaaaaggctgAACGACATTTGCAACGCGACCACGCGCAATTTGAAAACGAAGATAATGATTTCAGCCCAG ATAAACCGAAGAGGAAAGCATTTCTGGATCTGTTATTAGATCAGAATATGAAAGACGACACCCCTCTGACAGACGAGGAGTTGAGAGCACAAGTCGACACAGTCATGTTTGCG GGGCACGATACAACTTCGATTGGGATAACCTGGACGCTCTTTCTTTTGGGAAATAATCCCGAGTATCAGGAGAAAGTTCACGAAGAGCTGAAGGAAGTTTTTGGGGATTCGGAGTCGCCAGCTAGCATAAAAGAGATTTCGGAATTAAAGTATCTCGAAAGAGTTTTCAAAGAAACTCTCCGAATGTTTCCAAGTGTACCTATAGTATCCAGGAAATTATCGGAAGATGTAAAATTAG gtAATTGTATAATTCCAAAAGATACCGCGATATTATGTTCAATATTGTTAATGCAACGGAATCCAAAAATTTGGCCGGATCCAATGAAGTTCGATCCAGATCGCTTTCTTCCCGAAAACTCAAAACTTAGAAACCCTTATGCTTATATTCCGTTTAGCGCTGGACCAAGAAACTGTATAGGTCAGAAGTTCGCTATACTCGAAGCGAAAATCATATTGTGTGCTATTCTAAGAAAGTGGAGGGTGAAAAGCGTGAAAACGCTTGACACAATTAAATACGGTTGCTCTATCATTCTGCGACCAACCGAGAAAGTACTCATACATTTCACgccaaagaaataa
- the LOC139109844 gene encoding cytochrome P450 4C1-like, with the protein MDIFFLLPYTICVVILFAILPIVRRQYVIRQKIKNIPHTGGYPFIGVIFRIMSMSDYERLTWYLTFPKKYPGGIYVEWIGIEPVVSTFKPEYLEHIFPSTVNITKGIPYDLLKPWLGNGLLTSTGKQWFHDRRLIGPTFHFSILDQFAVILSEQAEILTKCLEKEITKDTKKAVNVFPFLVNAALDIICETAMGVNIHAQESVTKYTSAVHIASRSIIDRMVRPWYMLDSVYYSLPAGKEFKAAIDMLHGFTKKVINKRKAEQQFQSSSQNIELGNKEDDFNIGEKKKKAFLDLLLEENAKTDTPLTDDEVRAQVDTFMFEGHDTTAVAITWALFLLGSNPEHQEKVHEELEEVFGNSDAPITVKDLPQLKYLDRVIKETLRLFPSVPVITRLLTEDVKLGDHTLPKGISVALPILLVHRNPKVWPDPIKFDPDRFLPENSKLRNPYAYVPFSAGPRNCIGQKFAQLEEKIVLSAILRKWRVKSVKTFDTIKYGYTIILRPQEEVFLHFTPKQ; encoded by the exons ATGGATATCTTCTTTCTGTTACCGTATACTATCTGTGTTGTTATACTATTCGCAATTTTGCCAATAGTGCGAAGGCAGTACGTTATTcgacagaaaattaaaaatattcctcaCACCGGTGGATATCCATTTATTGGtgtaatttttagaattatgtCTATGTCGGACTATG AACGCTTAACTTGGTATTTAACGTTTCCGAAGAAATATCCAGGAGGGATATACGTAGAATGGATTGGAATCGAGCCTGTTGTTTCCACATTTAAGCCAGAATATTTAGAg CATATCTTTCCTAGCACTGTGAACATCACGAAAGGAATACCCTATGATCTGCTGAAACCTTGGTTGGGCAACGGACTTTTAACTTCTACAG GTAAACAATGGTTCCACGATAGAAGACTCATCGGGCCAACGTTTCATTTTAGTATATTAGATCAATTTGCTGTTATTCTATCTGAACAAGCAGAAATTCTAACAAAGTGTCTCGAAAAGGAGATAACAAAAGATACTAAAAAAGCTGTTaacgtttttccttttttggtCAACGCTGCTCTCGACATTATTTGCG AAACAGCAATGGGAGTGAATATACATGCTCAAGAATCCGTAACAAAGTACACTTCAGCAGTACATAT AGCTTCTAGGTCAATAATTGATCGAATGGTTCGACCGTGGTACATGTTAGATTCCGTGTACTATTCGTTGCCCGcaggaaaagaatttaaagcaGCGATTGATATGTTACACGGATTTACGAAAAAG GTAATAAACAAGAGAAAAGCTGAACAACAGTTTCAAAGCAGCTCGCAAAATATAGAACTGGGGAATAAAGAAGATGATTTTAACATAG gtgagaagaaaaaaaaagcattctTGGATCTGTTGTTAGAAGAGAATGCAAAAACTGACACTCCTTTAACTGACGATGAAGTGAGAGCCCAAGTCGACACATTTATGTTCGAG GGACACGACACAACTGCGGTTGCAATAACTTGGGCGCTCTTTCTTTTGGGAAGTAATCCCGAGCATCAGGAAAAAGTTCACGAAGAGCTCGAGGAGGTTTTCGGAAATTCGGATGCGCCAATCACTGTGAAAGACCTTCCGCAATTGAAATATCTCGACAGAGTCATAAAAGAGACTCTCCGTTTATTCCCAAGTGTACCTGTAATCACAAGACTGTTGACGGAAGATGTAAAATTAG gTGACCATACACTGCCAAAAGGTATTTCGGTAGCGTTGCCAATTTTATTAGTGCATCGAAATCCGAAGGTTTGGCCAGATCCAATAAAGTTCGATCCAGATCGCTTTCTTCCCGAAAACTCAAAACTTAGAAACCCTTATGCTTATGTTCCGTTTAGCGCTGGACCGAGAAACTGTATAGGCCAGAAATTTGCTCAGCTCGAAGAAAAAATCGTATTAAGTGCTATTTTAAGAAAATGGAGAGTGAAAAGCGTGAAAACGTTTGACACAATTAAATACGGTTACACTATCATTCTGCGACCACAGGAGGAAGTGTTCCTACATTTTACTCCAAAACAATAA
- the LOC139108373 gene encoding girdin, with amino-acid sequence MSTKTALDSPLEDVATEIEERRCGLIGRHQELRNKVVTMERSIPALMAYNMWMTERDCRGRPYDKVREIVNKFLPQPDSADRLLAQLKNTVEGLHQETTQLHDKIIDADVKLEETSMELESLELANQEMEEKLAGLRKEVQKYNTPSLHSIHSEDLICLKRIHQLAEEELKLKNYIRELESKELMYRRQMNKLLSCKEFQRDGVKITERAQELRETCCPCTTSTTLNDYKKTSKNPFKPCEKLYPPRSCCIPLDCESRAATSKSCKCNKLSDVKRSPKEFVQTSMPCEPRKTCNECTIPACKQINIREYNYEKKFKNELLVTQRSCSIKSLNKVQSASLEKLHSDSKIDDSSDEEFCECCTCGCETDDS; translated from the exons atgtcGACTAAGACCG CTCTTGACTCACCGTTGGAGGATGTCGCGACCGAAATTGAGGAACGTCGTTGTGGTTTGATCGGCCGTCATCAAGAGCTCAGGAATAAAGTTGTTACGATGGAACGTTCTATCCCCGCTCTCATGGCATATAACATGTGGATGACAGAACGAGATTGTCGCGGTAGGCCTTATGATAAAGTACGAGAGATCGTAAACAAGTTCTTGCCACAGCCGGACTCAGCAGACAGACTTCTTGCCCAGCTAAAAAACACGGTCGAAGGCCTTCATCAGGAAACGACACAGTTGCAT GACAAAATCATAGACGCAGATGTAAAACTGGAGGAGACTAGCATGGAACTGGAATCCTTAGAGTTAGCTAATCAAGAGATGGAAGAAAAATTGGCAGGGTTACGTAAGGAGGTTCAGAAATATAATACACCCAGCCTGCATTCCATCCACTCCGAAGATTTAATATGCCTGAAAAGAATCCATCAGCTTGCCGAGGAggaattaaaactaaaaaattatatcagaGAGCTAGAAAGTAAGGAACTTATGTACAGACGACAAATGAACAAGTTATTATCCTGCAAGGAATTTCAACGTGATGGCGTAAAAATAACGGAACGCGCACAGGAATTGAGG GAGACCTGCTGCCCATGTACAACATCGACGACATTAAATGATTATAAGAAGACATCTAAGAACCCGTTTAAACCTTGTGAAAAGTTGTATCCACCACGTTCATGTTGCATCCCACTCGATTGCGAGTCACGTGCAGCTACAAGTAAATCGtgtaaatgcaataaattatcaGATGTTAAGCGGTCGCCTAAAGAATTTGTACAAACCTCGATGCCGTGCGAGCCTAGGAAAACTTGCAACGAGTGTACGATTCCTGCAtgcaaacaaattaatattcgcgaatataattatgaaaaaaaattcaagaacgAATTGTTAGTTACACAGCGTAGCTGCAGTATTAAATCATTAAACAAAGTTCAATCAGCGTCACTTGAGAAGCTACATTCAGATTCAAAAATAGATGACAGCAGCGATGAGGAATTTTGCGAGTGTTGCACTTGCGGATGCGAAACCGATGATAGTTAA
- the LOC139110737 gene encoding aldo-keto reductase 1B-like, with protein MTANVPNLKFYNGYEVPIFGLGTWKPESGTITQTIKDAIDVGYRHFDCAHVYGNEKEIGTAIHAKIAEGVVKREDLFITSKLWNTFHRPALVEPAIKQTLADFNLDYIDLYLIHWPFGFKEGKEIFPTSADGKVIITDEDYLDTWKAMENVLSKGLTKNIGVSNFNSEQLSRLLENATVKPVTNQVECHPYLTQKKLSDFCKEREILITAYSPLGSPKRPWGKPNDPVVLEDKNLSKLGQKYNKSPAQILIRYQIERGHIVIPKSASKSRLAQNIDVFDFKLSPEDIAYIDSLDCNQRVCPFDWAKDNRYYPFNVPF; from the exons ATGACAGCAAACGTACCGAATCTAAAGTTCTACAACGGCTACGAGGTACCGATCTTCGGCTTGGGCACATGGAAG CCTGAATCAGGAACGATTACGCAAACAATTAAAGATGCCATTGATGTCGGCTACAGACATTTCGATTGCGCTCACGTTTATGGtaacgagaaagaaattggTACAGCTATCCATGCAAAGATAGCCGAAGGGGTCGTGAAGAGGGAAGACCTATTTATCACCAGCAAGTTGTGGAATACCTTCCACAGACCCGCTCTGGTCGAGCCAGCTATTAAACAAACGTTAGCTGATTTTAATTTGGATTATATAgatctttatttaattcactGGCCCTTTGGATTCAAGGAGGGCAAAGAGATTTTCCCTACATCAGCTGATGGGAAAGTCATAATAACAGACGAGGATTATCTAGATACTTGGAAGGCAATGGAAAACGTGTTGTCTAAAGGTTTAACGAAGAATATCGGTGtcagtaattttaattccgagCAGCTTTCCAGATTGCTCGAGAATGCAACAGTTAAACCTGTTACAAATCAG GTTGAATGCCATCCGTATTTAACACAGAAAAAACTGTCGGACTTTTGCAAGGAAAGAGAAATTCTTATCACAGCGTATAGCCCACTTGGATCACCAAAAAGACCATGGGGCAAACCAAATGATCCAGTAGTATTGGAGGATAAAAACTTAAGTAAACTTGGACAAAAGTACAATAAATCACCTGCACAAATACTTATTCGGTATCAG atAGAACGTGGACATATAGTAATTCCCAAGTCAGCTAGCAAATCCCGACTGGCTCAAAACATAGATGTGTTCGATTTTAAACTTTCACCTGAAGACATTGCTTATATTGACAGCTTGGATTGTAACCAAAGAGTCTGCCCATTTGATtg ggCAAAAGACAATCGTTACTATCCGTTCAATGttccattttaa
- the LOC139109583 gene encoding cytochrome P450 4C1-like isoform X3 yields the protein MDFISLILYAFGIIGIFAILPRLYRYYVLRQQLKNIPETPGLPFVGVVFQVMHMSNYERMKWFMKCMENNKEGIFIQWLGTSAFINIFKPEYFERILPSSVNISKGSVYDLLRPWLGNGLLTSTGQQWFHDRKLIGPTFHFSILEQFAVVQYEKAEILTKCLEREIKMNAGKPIDIFPFIINVALDIICETAMGVNTHAQETGTQYTSTVHTATTLIMTRLIRPWYWIDALYYLMPSGKKFKATIDKLHGFTKEVINKRKIERQLQRTNTEVESKDDDNDIGRQKRTAFLDLLLDQNEKADTPLTDDEVRAQVDTFMFEGHDTTAVAITWALFLLGNNPEHQEKVHEELEEVFGNSDAPITVKDLPQLKYLDRVIKETLRLFPSVPLIMRQLTEEVKLDNYTLPKGALVTIAIQLAHQNPEVWPDPLKFDPDRFLPENSKLRNPYAYVPFSAGPRNCIGQRFAQLEEKIVLSAILRKWRVKSVKTFDTIKYGGSVILRPSESVLMYLIPKN from the exons AtggattttatttctttaatactATACGCTTTTGGCATTATTGGAATTTTCGCAATTCTGCCGAGATTGTACCGGTACTATGTTCTTCGACAGcaacttaaaaatattcctgAAACTCCAGGACTTCCTTTTGTTGGCGTGGTATTTCAAGTGATGCATATGTCAAATTACG AACGCATGAAATGGTTTATGAAGTGTATGGAGAACAACAAAGAAGGAATATTTATACAATGGCTTGGAACCAGCgcttttattaacatatttaagCCAGAATATTTTGAG cGCATTTTACCCAGCAGCGTAAATATATCAAAGGGAAGCGTTTACGATTTATTGAGACCTTGGTTAGGCAACGGTCTTTTAACTTCTACTG gacaACAATGGTTTCATGATAGAAAACTTATTGGGCCAACGTTTCATTTTAGTATATTGGAACAGTTTGCTGTGGTTCAATATGAAAAGGCAGAGATTTTAACAAAGTGTcttgaaagagaaataaaaatgaacgcAGGGAAGCCCATTGATATTTTCCCTTTTATCATTAACGTTGCTCTGGACATTATCTGCG aaaCGGCAATGGGAGTGAATACACATGCTCAAGAAACCGGAACGCAGTATACTTCAACAGTACATAC AGCCACGACGTTAATAATGACCCGATTGATCCGACCATGGTATTGGATTGAtgcgttatattatttaatgcctTCGGGAAAGAAGTTTAAAGCGACGATTGATAAATTACATGGATTTACTAAAGAa gtgattaataaaagaaagatagaaCGACAATTGCAAAGAACTAACACAGAAGTCGAAAGTAAGGACGACGATAACGACATAG gTAGGCAAAAGAGGACAGCGTTTTTGGATCTGTTATTAGATCAGAATGAGAAAGCTGACACTCCGTTAACTGATGATGAAGTGAGAGCCCAAGTCGACACATTTATGTTCGAG GGACACGACACAACTGCGGTTGCAATAACTTGGGCGCTCTTTCTTTTGGGAAATAATCCCGAGCATCAGGAAAAAGTTCACGAAGAGCTCGAGGAGGTTTTCGGAAATTCGGATGCGCCAATCACTGTGAAAGACCTTCCGCAATTGAAATATCTCGACAGAGTCATAAAAGAGACTCTCCGTTTATTTCCAAGTGTACCTCTAATCATGAGACAGTTGACAGAAGAAGTAAAACTAG ACAATTATACACTTCCGAAAGGCGCTCTTGTCACAATCGCAATTCAGTTAGCACATCAAAACCCGGAGGTTTGGCCGGATCCATTGAAGTTCGATCCAGATCGCTTTCTACCCGAGAACTCAAAACTTAGAAACCCTTATGCTTATGTGCCGTTTAGCGCTGGACCGAGAAACTGTATAGGTCAGAGATTTGCTCAGCTCGAAGAAAAAATCGTATTAAGTGCTATTTTAAGAAAATGGAGAGTGAAAAGCGTGAAAACGTTTGACACAATTAAATACGGTGGCTCTGTCATTCTACGTCCATCCGAGAGTGTGCTCATGTATTTAATTCCAAAAAATTAA
- the LOC139109583 gene encoding cytochrome P450 4C1-like isoform X1, whose protein sequence is MLSTLKTITKMDFISLILYAFGIIGIFAILPRLYRYYVLRQQLKNIPETPGLPFVGVVFQVMHMSNYERMKWFMKCMENNKEGIFIQWLGTSAFINIFKPEYFERILPSSVNISKGSVYDLLRPWLGNGLLTSTGQQWFHDRKLIGPTFHFSILEQFAVVQYEKAEILTKCLEREIKMNAGKPIDIFPFIINVALDIICETAMGVNTHAQETGTQYTSTVHTATTLIMTRLIRPWYWIDALYYLMPSGKKFKATIDKLHGFTKEVINKRKIERQLQRTNTEVESKDDDNDIGRQKRTAFLDLLLDQNEKADTPLTDDEVRAQVDTFMFEGHDTTAVAITWALFLLGNNPEHQEKVHEELEEVFGNSDAPITVKDLPQLKYLDRVIKETLRLFPSVPLIMRQLTEEVKLDNYTLPKGALVTIAIQLAHQNPEVWPDPLKFDPDRFLPENSKLRNPYAYVPFSAGPRNCIGQRFAQLEEKIVLSAILRKWRVKSVKTFDTIKYGGSVILRPSESVLMYLIPKN, encoded by the exons ATGTTATCAACTTTAAAAACC ATTACTAAAAtggattttatttctttaatactATACGCTTTTGGCATTATTGGAATTTTCGCAATTCTGCCGAGATTGTACCGGTACTATGTTCTTCGACAGcaacttaaaaatattcctgAAACTCCAGGACTTCCTTTTGTTGGCGTGGTATTTCAAGTGATGCATATGTCAAATTACG AACGCATGAAATGGTTTATGAAGTGTATGGAGAACAACAAAGAAGGAATATTTATACAATGGCTTGGAACCAGCgcttttattaacatatttaagCCAGAATATTTTGAG cGCATTTTACCCAGCAGCGTAAATATATCAAAGGGAAGCGTTTACGATTTATTGAGACCTTGGTTAGGCAACGGTCTTTTAACTTCTACTG gacaACAATGGTTTCATGATAGAAAACTTATTGGGCCAACGTTTCATTTTAGTATATTGGAACAGTTTGCTGTGGTTCAATATGAAAAGGCAGAGATTTTAACAAAGTGTcttgaaagagaaataaaaatgaacgcAGGGAAGCCCATTGATATTTTCCCTTTTATCATTAACGTTGCTCTGGACATTATCTGCG aaaCGGCAATGGGAGTGAATACACATGCTCAAGAAACCGGAACGCAGTATACTTCAACAGTACATAC AGCCACGACGTTAATAATGACCCGATTGATCCGACCATGGTATTGGATTGAtgcgttatattatttaatgcctTCGGGAAAGAAGTTTAAAGCGACGATTGATAAATTACATGGATTTACTAAAGAa gtgattaataaaagaaagatagaaCGACAATTGCAAAGAACTAACACAGAAGTCGAAAGTAAGGACGACGATAACGACATAG gTAGGCAAAAGAGGACAGCGTTTTTGGATCTGTTATTAGATCAGAATGAGAAAGCTGACACTCCGTTAACTGATGATGAAGTGAGAGCCCAAGTCGACACATTTATGTTCGAG GGACACGACACAACTGCGGTTGCAATAACTTGGGCGCTCTTTCTTTTGGGAAATAATCCCGAGCATCAGGAAAAAGTTCACGAAGAGCTCGAGGAGGTTTTCGGAAATTCGGATGCGCCAATCACTGTGAAAGACCTTCCGCAATTGAAATATCTCGACAGAGTCATAAAAGAGACTCTCCGTTTATTTCCAAGTGTACCTCTAATCATGAGACAGTTGACAGAAGAAGTAAAACTAG ACAATTATACACTTCCGAAAGGCGCTCTTGTCACAATCGCAATTCAGTTAGCACATCAAAACCCGGAGGTTTGGCCGGATCCATTGAAGTTCGATCCAGATCGCTTTCTACCCGAGAACTCAAAACTTAGAAACCCTTATGCTTATGTGCCGTTTAGCGCTGGACCGAGAAACTGTATAGGTCAGAGATTTGCTCAGCTCGAAGAAAAAATCGTATTAAGTGCTATTTTAAGAAAATGGAGAGTGAAAAGCGTGAAAACGTTTGACACAATTAAATACGGTGGCTCTGTCATTCTACGTCCATCCGAGAGTGTGCTCATGTATTTAATTCCAAAAAATTAA
- the LOC139109583 gene encoding cytochrome P450 4C1-like isoform X2: MQITKMDFISLILYAFGIIGIFAILPRLYRYYVLRQQLKNIPETPGLPFVGVVFQVMHMSNYERMKWFMKCMENNKEGIFIQWLGTSAFINIFKPEYFERILPSSVNISKGSVYDLLRPWLGNGLLTSTGQQWFHDRKLIGPTFHFSILEQFAVVQYEKAEILTKCLEREIKMNAGKPIDIFPFIINVALDIICETAMGVNTHAQETGTQYTSTVHTATTLIMTRLIRPWYWIDALYYLMPSGKKFKATIDKLHGFTKEVINKRKIERQLQRTNTEVESKDDDNDIGRQKRTAFLDLLLDQNEKADTPLTDDEVRAQVDTFMFEGHDTTAVAITWALFLLGNNPEHQEKVHEELEEVFGNSDAPITVKDLPQLKYLDRVIKETLRLFPSVPLIMRQLTEEVKLDNYTLPKGALVTIAIQLAHQNPEVWPDPLKFDPDRFLPENSKLRNPYAYVPFSAGPRNCIGQRFAQLEEKIVLSAILRKWRVKSVKTFDTIKYGGSVILRPSESVLMYLIPKN, translated from the exons ATGCAG ATTACTAAAAtggattttatttctttaatactATACGCTTTTGGCATTATTGGAATTTTCGCAATTCTGCCGAGATTGTACCGGTACTATGTTCTTCGACAGcaacttaaaaatattcctgAAACTCCAGGACTTCCTTTTGTTGGCGTGGTATTTCAAGTGATGCATATGTCAAATTACG AACGCATGAAATGGTTTATGAAGTGTATGGAGAACAACAAAGAAGGAATATTTATACAATGGCTTGGAACCAGCgcttttattaacatatttaagCCAGAATATTTTGAG cGCATTTTACCCAGCAGCGTAAATATATCAAAGGGAAGCGTTTACGATTTATTGAGACCTTGGTTAGGCAACGGTCTTTTAACTTCTACTG gacaACAATGGTTTCATGATAGAAAACTTATTGGGCCAACGTTTCATTTTAGTATATTGGAACAGTTTGCTGTGGTTCAATATGAAAAGGCAGAGATTTTAACAAAGTGTcttgaaagagaaataaaaatgaacgcAGGGAAGCCCATTGATATTTTCCCTTTTATCATTAACGTTGCTCTGGACATTATCTGCG aaaCGGCAATGGGAGTGAATACACATGCTCAAGAAACCGGAACGCAGTATACTTCAACAGTACATAC AGCCACGACGTTAATAATGACCCGATTGATCCGACCATGGTATTGGATTGAtgcgttatattatttaatgcctTCGGGAAAGAAGTTTAAAGCGACGATTGATAAATTACATGGATTTACTAAAGAa gtgattaataaaagaaagatagaaCGACAATTGCAAAGAACTAACACAGAAGTCGAAAGTAAGGACGACGATAACGACATAG gTAGGCAAAAGAGGACAGCGTTTTTGGATCTGTTATTAGATCAGAATGAGAAAGCTGACACTCCGTTAACTGATGATGAAGTGAGAGCCCAAGTCGACACATTTATGTTCGAG GGACACGACACAACTGCGGTTGCAATAACTTGGGCGCTCTTTCTTTTGGGAAATAATCCCGAGCATCAGGAAAAAGTTCACGAAGAGCTCGAGGAGGTTTTCGGAAATTCGGATGCGCCAATCACTGTGAAAGACCTTCCGCAATTGAAATATCTCGACAGAGTCATAAAAGAGACTCTCCGTTTATTTCCAAGTGTACCTCTAATCATGAGACAGTTGACAGAAGAAGTAAAACTAG ACAATTATACACTTCCGAAAGGCGCTCTTGTCACAATCGCAATTCAGTTAGCACATCAAAACCCGGAGGTTTGGCCGGATCCATTGAAGTTCGATCCAGATCGCTTTCTACCCGAGAACTCAAAACTTAGAAACCCTTATGCTTATGTGCCGTTTAGCGCTGGACCGAGAAACTGTATAGGTCAGAGATTTGCTCAGCTCGAAGAAAAAATCGTATTAAGTGCTATTTTAAGAAAATGGAGAGTGAAAAGCGTGAAAACGTTTGACACAATTAAATACGGTGGCTCTGTCATTCTACGTCCATCCGAGAGTGTGCTCATGTATTTAATTCCAAAAAATTAA